A single genomic interval of Pirellulales bacterium harbors:
- a CDS encoding sulfotransferase → MAKPQSSPPSSIRPSAMSWWAPRYWVGANFSGWTRELAVNRFAVSPTRAHMAVAGTIYSVFNSSLGVLENLIYRSRVAATPITHEPIFILGHWRCGTTLLHELLILDPEHASPNTWQCFAANHFLLSEQIGKKLLWFMLPAQRPMDNMPLGWDNPQEDEFALCNLGIPSPYLSILFPNAPPRYPQYLDLAGLSAEELDRWKGTLHRFLQRVSYRERKRLVLKSPPHTARVKTLLELFPDARFVHMVRDPEVLFASTMHLWKSLYESQGLQRPSFDGLEEHVFETFNRLHQKFQEERALIAPNRLCEMRYEDLVNAPLPQLDALYAQLELGDFKRARPRVEQYFNREKNYKTNRYELDDARRAEIRERWGDYLKTHGYERTRDGC, encoded by the coding sequence ATGGCGAAGCCGCAATCCAGCCCACCATCGAGCATCCGTCCCAGCGCCATGAGTTGGTGGGCGCCTCGATATTGGGTGGGGGCCAACTTCTCTGGCTGGACACGCGAACTAGCAGTCAACCGCTTTGCCGTTTCGCCCACCCGGGCTCACATGGCGGTGGCAGGCACAATCTACAGCGTGTTCAATTCTTCGCTCGGCGTCTTAGAGAACTTGATCTATCGCAGTCGCGTCGCGGCGACGCCGATCACGCACGAGCCGATCTTTATCCTTGGCCATTGGCGCTGCGGCACCACGCTATTGCATGAGCTATTGATTCTCGATCCGGAGCATGCCAGCCCGAACACCTGGCAATGCTTCGCGGCGAATCACTTTTTGCTCAGCGAACAGATCGGAAAGAAGCTGCTGTGGTTCATGTTGCCGGCGCAGCGGCCGATGGACAACATGCCGCTGGGCTGGGACAACCCGCAAGAAGACGAGTTCGCGCTGTGCAACCTGGGGATTCCGTCGCCGTATTTGAGCATTTTGTTCCCGAACGCGCCGCCGCGCTATCCGCAGTATCTTGATCTGGCGGGTCTATCGGCGGAAGAACTGGACCGGTGGAAGGGGACGCTGCATCGTTTCTTGCAGCGCGTCTCGTATCGAGAACGAAAGCGGCTGGTGCTCAAGTCGCCGCCGCACACCGCGCGGGTGAAGACGCTCTTGGAGCTGTTTCCCGACGCGCGATTCGTACACATGGTGCGCGATCCCGAGGTATTGTTCGCCTCCACGATGCACTTGTGGAAATCGCTGTACGAGAGCCAAGGGCTGCAACGGCCGAGCTTCGACGGGCTGGAGGAACACGTATTTGAGACTTTCAATCGTTTGCACCAGAAGTTCCAGGAGGAGCGCGCATTAATCGCGCCGAATCGGCTGTGCGAAATGCGCTACGAAGATTTGGTGAACGCCCCCCTGCCACAGCTTGACGCGCTGTACGCTCAACTGGAGCTAGGCGACTTCAAACGGGCGCGACCACGGGTGGAGCAATACTTCAACCGCGAGAAGAACTACAAGACCAACCGCTACGAGTTGGACGACGCACGGCGAGCGGAGATTCGCGAGCGGTGGGGGGACTATCTCAAGACGCACGGCTACGAGCGGACCAGAGACGGCTGCTAG
- a CDS encoding VWA domain-containing protein, whose protein sequence is MSHHSAKDELLRLRDSVAELGGAVGANTARDFSVESTDADAASQATPWLSLLREQAPGWLVSATLHAVLVIGLGFTFLTASNGHVGRVLEVALAQEPAGGDSGTPGELSDLTITLGDLPAAMGEPEASPAPLLAIPSETALPKVPKVSMAEGDLVAAASSMLDEISAVVGDTRAIALPDHAAGDSLDGGEGAGSGGSGAKGAGRAGAGKGGNGDGGDGEGNGYAMFYGQEARGKRFVYVVDASSSMTGLRFEKALDELMKSIVELDSDQFFYVIFFNHDEFPQFFPVVDEFLSKANANSVHKLADWLKHVAPMGSTNPAPALERALKLNPDAIFLLSDGEFDIRPTMHVLDQFHRESIVIHTIALGSAVGERMLTAISNRTGGEFRFVP, encoded by the coding sequence ATGTCGCATCACTCGGCCAAAGACGAATTGCTGCGTCTGCGCGATAGCGTGGCCGAACTTGGGGGAGCCGTTGGCGCTAACACGGCGCGCGACTTCTCCGTGGAATCAACAGACGCGGACGCGGCCAGCCAGGCAACGCCTTGGCTGAGCCTGCTGCGCGAGCAAGCGCCCGGCTGGCTGGTGAGCGCCACGTTGCACGCAGTATTGGTCATTGGACTCGGGTTTACGTTTCTCACCGCGAGCAACGGCCATGTCGGCCGCGTGCTCGAGGTGGCGCTGGCCCAGGAACCCGCGGGCGGCGACTCGGGAACGCCGGGCGAATTGAGTGACCTGACCATTACCCTAGGCGATTTGCCGGCCGCAATGGGCGAACCGGAGGCCAGCCCGGCGCCGCTGCTCGCGATCCCCAGCGAAACAGCGCTGCCCAAGGTTCCCAAGGTGTCGATGGCGGAAGGCGATCTGGTTGCCGCGGCCAGCTCAATGTTGGATGAAATCAGCGCCGTGGTCGGCGATACCCGCGCGATCGCCTTGCCCGATCATGCTGCCGGTGACTCGCTGGACGGTGGCGAAGGCGCGGGTTCTGGCGGCTCGGGCGCCAAAGGGGCCGGACGGGCCGGCGCCGGCAAGGGGGGCAATGGAGATGGCGGCGATGGAGAAGGGAACGGCTATGCCATGTTCTACGGGCAAGAGGCCCGTGGCAAACGGTTCGTATATGTCGTCGACGCCTCGTCGAGCATGACAGGTCTGCGCTTCGAGAAGGCGCTCGATGAATTGATGAAGTCGATTGTGGAGCTCGACAGCGATCAGTTCTTCTATGTCATTTTTTTCAACCACGACGAGTTCCCGCAGTTTTTTCCGGTGGTCGACGAATTCCTTTCTAAAGCCAATGCCAATTCCGTTCACAAACTCGCCGATTGGCTGAAGCATGTGGCGCCGATGGGCAGCACCAATCCGGCCCCCGCCCTAGAGCGCGCGCTCAAGTTGAACCCCGACGCCATCTTTCTGCTATCGGACGGCGAGTTTGATATTCGCCCCACGATGCACGTGTTAGACCAATTTCATCGTGAGTCGATCGTGATTCACACCATCGCGCTCGGCTCGGCGGTAGGCGAGCGCATGCTCACGGCGATTTCAAACCGCACCGGCGGCGAATTTCGCTTTGTGCCCTAG
- a CDS encoding ROK family protein, translating to MFLGVEIGGTKLQVGVGRGDDAKLIALERAEVNPAQGAVGILNQIERMALPLARKHRARGVGIGFGGPVDVRTGRVVKSHHIAGWTDFPLVEWCARALNLPAVLANDADTAGLAEARFGAGRGRDPVFYVTVGTGIGGGLIVGGKIYSGSGVGAAELGHLRPGLQSEQPEQNLESLAAGWGIAAAAQARLAGPMSFRLDEVRSGKRPRKPEDVRQRLIEVEEADEEDVADLLNRCDARPEQLTTKIVGQAAHDGNRIAQDVLRHAWQALGWGIAQAITLTSPQIVVIGGGVSLLGDELFFAPVRKQIERYVFPPFTGKYQVVPAALGEEMVIFGALALAADAATQ from the coding sequence ATGTTTCTGGGCGTTGAGATCGGCGGCACCAAGCTTCAGGTCGGAGTCGGCCGCGGCGACGATGCAAAGCTCATCGCGCTGGAGCGCGCCGAAGTCAATCCGGCGCAAGGCGCCGTTGGCATCTTGAATCAGATCGAGCGCATGGCGTTGCCGCTGGCGCGCAAGCATCGCGCGCGCGGCGTCGGCATTGGCTTCGGAGGACCGGTCGACGTGCGCACGGGGCGCGTGGTCAAAAGCCACCATATTGCCGGCTGGACCGATTTTCCCCTGGTCGAATGGTGCGCTCGCGCCTTGAATTTGCCCGCGGTCCTGGCCAACGATGCTGACACCGCCGGCCTGGCCGAGGCGCGATTTGGCGCCGGTCGCGGGCGCGATCCCGTCTTCTACGTGACCGTAGGCACTGGCATTGGCGGCGGATTGATTGTCGGCGGCAAAATCTACTCTGGCAGCGGCGTTGGCGCAGCCGAGTTGGGGCACTTGCGCCCTGGTCTACAGTCGGAGCAGCCCGAGCAGAATCTCGAATCGCTGGCCGCCGGTTGGGGAATCGCCGCCGCCGCCCAGGCGCGCCTGGCTGGTCCTATGTCGTTTCGGCTCGATGAGGTCCGCTCAGGCAAACGGCCGCGCAAGCCTGAGGATGTTCGCCAGCGACTAATCGAGGTGGAGGAGGCCGACGAAGAGGACGTGGCCGATCTGCTGAACCGCTGCGACGCGCGTCCCGAGCAATTGACCACCAAGATTGTCGGACAGGCCGCGCACGACGGGAATCGCATTGCTCAAGACGTGCTGCGACACGCCTGGCAGGCCCTGGGCTGGGGCATTGCACAGGCGATCACGCTCACTTCGCCACAGATCGTCGTCATTGGCGGGGGAGTGTCGCTCTTGGGCGACGAGTTGTTCTTTGCGCCGGTGCGAAAGCAGATCGAGCGCTATGTGTTTCCCCCCTTTACCGGCAAATACCAGGTCGTACCCGCCGCGTTGGGAGAAGAAATGGTGATTTTCGGAGCGCTGGCGCTAGCTGCCGACGCAGCTACCCAGTAA
- a CDS encoding SIS domain-containing protein, with amino-acid sequence MLGATLAIPEYMSRLHQELDRVEHAEIQQMADLIYEAWENEKFVYIFGNGGSGTTATHMSEDLGKSSLREKDLHDESKKRLKVMSLTDNLGWIMAVGNDLAYDQIFVQQLMNYGSAGDLVIAISGSGNSPNVLNAVDWANRHGLKTFGLTGYSGGKLRQMAQAGLHVPLTDMGMVESIHLCLFHWVLNDVFARINHEGRYAKSEPARA; translated from the coding sequence ATGCTCGGCGCCACACTTGCCATTCCCGAATACATGAGCCGCCTGCATCAGGAGCTAGATCGCGTCGAACACGCCGAAATTCAGCAGATGGCCGACCTGATCTACGAGGCCTGGGAGAACGAGAAGTTCGTCTACATCTTCGGCAATGGCGGCTCCGGCACCACCGCCACGCATATGAGCGAAGATCTCGGCAAGAGCAGCCTACGTGAGAAGGACCTGCACGACGAATCGAAGAAGCGCCTCAAGGTGATGAGCCTCACCGACAACCTCGGCTGGATCATGGCCGTCGGCAACGACTTGGCCTACGACCAGATTTTCGTCCAACAACTCATGAACTACGGCAGCGCCGGCGATCTGGTTATCGCCATCAGTGGTTCGGGCAATAGCCCCAATGTCCTCAACGCCGTCGATTGGGCCAATCGGCACGGACTGAAAACATTTGGCCTTACCGGCTACTCGGGCGGCAAACTGCGACAAATGGCCCAGGCCGGCTTGCATGTGCCGCTCACCGACATGGGCATGGTCGAGAGCATTCACCTGTGCTTGTTTCATTGGGTGCTGAACGACGTCTTTGCCCGCATCAATCACGAGGGACGCTACGCCAAGTCGGAGCCTGCCCGCGCATGA